Below is a window of Gemmatimonadota bacterium DNA.
CTGACCTTGAACTCGTCCTCCACGTCGATCTGGCCCAGCCGGTCGCCGCCGGGCTTGGATTCGCCCACCTCGGCGATGAGCGAGGACAGGAGTCCCGTGATCGGCGCGCGGATCGTCAGGTTCTCCTCGTTCTGCTTGATGACTTCCAGGTTCAGCCGCAGCCGGTCGATGGATTCTTCCAGCTGCCGGATCTGGATCGTCTGGAAAAGCGAATCCTGGCGCAGCGTTTCGACGGTAACGTCCCGCTTGCGCGTCAAGTATTCGAGGTTGTCCTTCGCATCGTCGTAATCCATGCGCGAGGTCAGGTCCGCCTTGAACATCTCGTCCTGCCGCTCGTACTCCCTTTCGGCCTGGCGCAGCTGGTATTCCAGTTCCACCAGCGAGGCGCGCATGCTCAGGCGCCGCTGCTCCATGGTAACCCGCGTCTCCCTGAGCCGGTTCACCTCGCGGAAGAGCTCGGCTTCGCGCTGCATGACGTTGAGCTGCAGGTTGGCGTTGGACAGCCGCAGGATCGGCGTGCCTTCCTCGACGTGCGTGCCCTGCTCGACGTAGACCTCCTCCACGCGCCCGCCTTCGACGGCGTCCAGGTAGATCGTCCTGAGGGGCATCACCGCGCCCTGTTCGACGATATACTCGAGGAAGGGACCGTAGGTGACCGGCGCCGTGGTCAGCTTGCCGGCCTCCACGTTCAGCGAGGACGGGTTGACGCTGAGCAGCGCGTAGGCGCCGAAGGCGATCACCGCTGCCGCCAGGCCGCCGAGGGCGATCCGGCGCGGCGTGAAGCGCTTTTTCTCGATCTGGCGGTCCATGGTGCCGTGCTGTTCACGCTGTCGCTCTTCCGCGAACATGCCCACCAGACCCTTGGGATCTTTGTCGCCGTTACGTGAGTCGGTCATAAATACCTCCTCATGCGTTCTACTTCTTTCGCGCCGTCAGGCCAAAGTCGTCGCCATGACCCAGAAGGGCTTGTCCCCCACGGTATAATCCCGGAGCGGATGCAGGCTGCCGTCGGACTGGTCCACGCGATACGCCGTCATCACGCCCGCCGCCTCGCCGGCGCAGTAGAGATACCGCCCGTCCGGGTCGATGTTGAAGGACCGCGGACTGGCCGGAACGGGCACATGCCCGAAGGCGGTCAGCGCACCGTCCTCCGCCACGTTGAAACCCACGATGCTGTCGTGCCCCCGGTTGGAAGCATAGGCCCATTTCCCGTTGCGATGCACCTCGACGTGCGCGGTGGCTCCACCTTCCTCGTAGCCGTCGGGCAGCGTGGAGACGTTCTGAAAGATCGTAAGCGTTCCGCGTTCGGCATCGAAGCGGTGCGCCGTGACCGTATTGTCCTGCTCGTTGACGATGTAGGCCACGTCGCCTTCCGGCCGGAAGCAGATATGCCGCGGGCCCGTTTCGTCGTCCGGCGGATCCAGGACCGCGGGATCGTTGGGGGCAAGCAACCCCGTTTCCGCGTCGAACCGGAACTGGCTGGTCTTGTTGGTGGGACAGACGTGGGGGACGATCACGTACCGGTCCTCGACGGTCAGAAGGACCGCATGGGCCTTTTCGCCGGTATCGATGTATTGGACGAGTTCGCCGATCGCGCCGTCTTCCCCCAGGAGGTGCACGGTGATGCCGCCGCCGCCGTAGTAGACGGTGAGCAGGAAGCGGCCCCGCCGGTCCGTAACGAGGTGCGCGGGGATCCCGATCCCGGTGTCCACCTTGTTGATCAGGGTGAGTTCACCGGAGCCGGTGTCCAGCCGAAAGGCCGCCAGCGTCGTGGATTCCACGTGCGCGTCGTACATCAGGTTCCCGGACGGGTGCAGGCACAGCGCCCCCGAAGGGCCGTGGGCGTCGCTGGTCGAACGCAGGGTCAGGGAACCCGTCTCACGGTCCTGATCGTACGCCTTTATCTGTTCATCGCCGGTTAACGAAACGAAAACCACCGGGCGCCCTCCTGAGGAATCAGCCATGCGCTTTCCGTCCTCCTGTATATTGTTAAAGACTACCTTACTGGGTAAGACTTCAAAATATACTCCGAGGTTGCGTCCTCAAAGTGTATTTTGAAGTTTACATTCGTCGTACCGGTCAAAAGGAGGAGGCTCGTTCATTGCGGATCATGATCGTCGCCGGTGAAGCGTCGGGAGAGTTGCATGGCGCCGGCGTGGTGGCCGCGCTCAAGGCGCGGCGGCCGGAAATCGACATACTCGGGATCGGCGGAGACCGCATGGAGCAGGCCGGTTGCGAGTTGGTCTACCATATCGCACGGTTTTCGG
It encodes the following:
- a CDS encoding HlyD family efflux transporter periplasmic adaptor subunit, which codes for MTDSRNGDKDPKGLVGMFAEERQREQHGTMDRQIEKKRFTPRRIALGGLAAAVIAFGAYALLSVNPSSLNVEAGKLTTAPVTYGPFLEYIVEQGAVMPLRTIYLDAVEGGRVEEVYVEQGTHVEEGTPILRLSNANLQLNVMQREAELFREVNRLRETRVTMEQRRLSMRASLVELEYQLRQAEREYERQDEMFKADLTSRMDYDDAKDNLEYLTRKRDVTVETLRQDSLFQTIQIRQLEESIDRLRLNLEVIKQNEENLTIRAPITGLLSSLIAEVGESKPGGDRLGQIDVEDEFKVRAAIDEHYIARIRSGQAGSFDFAGETYDLVIRRVYPEVIEGQFEADMEFPEGMPQGLRRGQTLQVRIALGELADALQVPRGGFYQKTGGRWIYVLDPAGETAARRPIRLGRQNSQFFEVLEGLEEGEQVITSMYDNFGDMEQLVLK
- a CDS encoding beta-propeller fold lactonase family protein; protein product: MADSSGGRPVVFVSLTGDEQIKAYDQDRETGSLTLRSTSDAHGPSGALCLHPSGNLMYDAHVESTTLAAFRLDTGSGELTLINKVDTGIGIPAHLVTDRRGRFLLTVYYGGGGITVHLLGEDGAIGELVQYIDTGEKAHAVLLTVEDRYVIVPHVCPTNKTSQFRFDAETGLLAPNDPAVLDPPDDETGPRHICFRPEGDVAYIVNEQDNTVTAHRFDAERGTLTIFQNVSTLPDGYEEGGATAHVEVHRNGKWAYASNRGHDSIVGFNVAEDGALTAFGHVPVPASPRSFNIDPDGRYLYCAGEAAGVMTAYRVDQSDGSLHPLRDYTVGDKPFWVMATTLA